In Methylacidiphilum infernorum V4, a single window of DNA contains:
- the moeB gene encoding molybdopterin-synthase adenylyltransferase MoeB, giving the protein MKSFLPRIERTFSEAELSLEEIKRYGRHLIMPEVTLEGQKKLKAAKVLAVGTGGLGSPLLLYLAAAGIGTIGIVDFDVVDHSNLHRQIVHKTKNVGKPKIESAIETIAEINPNVQVIPYEMALRSENALEIIKDYDCVVDGTDNFPTRYLVNDACVLLGKPNVYGSIFRFEGQSTVFWAEKGPCYRCLYPEPPEPGMVPSCAEGGVLGVLPGVIGVLQAIETVKLILGIGKPLIGRLLHFDALAMRFREYVLRKDPDCPLCGENPTINKLIDYEAFCGLHRQQPVDFTNGIPSITVEELKRALDGEENFLLIDVREEHEYQIARIPQSKLIPLGQLHAKLHELDSSKKIVVYCKMGGRSLKACRLLYNAGFKNIWNVQGGIDAWSQLIDPTVPRY; this is encoded by the coding sequence ATGAAAAGTTTTCTACCAAGGATAGAAAGAACATTTTCAGAAGCGGAACTCTCTCTTGAAGAAATCAAGCGTTATGGTCGTCATCTCATAATGCCCGAAGTGACTCTAGAAGGGCAAAAAAAGTTGAAAGCGGCCAAGGTATTGGCTGTTGGGACGGGAGGTTTAGGCTCTCCCCTCCTTCTTTATCTCGCTGCCGCGGGTATTGGAACGATAGGCATAGTCGATTTTGACGTGGTGGATCATTCCAACCTTCATAGGCAGATTGTCCACAAGACCAAGAACGTGGGAAAGCCCAAAATTGAATCGGCTATCGAAACGATTGCAGAAATCAATCCTAATGTCCAAGTCATCCCTTATGAGATGGCGTTGAGGTCTGAAAATGCCCTTGAAATTATAAAGGATTATGACTGCGTTGTCGATGGTACGGATAATTTCCCTACTCGATACCTGGTCAATGATGCTTGTGTCCTGTTGGGCAAACCTAATGTCTATGGGTCTATTTTCCGGTTTGAAGGGCAGTCGACGGTATTTTGGGCTGAAAAAGGTCCCTGTTACCGTTGTCTCTATCCTGAGCCTCCCGAGCCGGGAATGGTTCCCAGTTGTGCCGAGGGAGGGGTGTTGGGGGTTCTCCCCGGGGTTATAGGCGTTTTGCAAGCCATTGAAACGGTCAAGTTAATTTTGGGTATTGGCAAGCCTTTGATTGGCCGATTACTCCACTTTGATGCCTTGGCGATGCGTTTCAGGGAATATGTGCTGAGAAAGGACCCTGATTGTCCTTTGTGTGGAGAAAACCCGACTATCAACAAGCTGATCGATTATGAAGCCTTTTGCGGATTGCATCGGCAGCAACCCGTCGATTTTACCAACGGCATTCCTTCTATCACGGTGGAAGAGCTTAAAAGGGCTCTAGACGGGGAGGAGAATTTTCTCCTCATCGACGTTCGAGAGGAACATGAATATCAAATCGCCAGGATTCCTCAATCGAAGCTCATTCCATTGGGGCAATTACATGCCAAGCTCCATGAATTGGATAGTTCTAAAAAGATCGTTGTGTATTGCAAGATGGGGGGAAGAAGCTTGAAAGCCTGTCGACTGTTGTATAATGCTGGATTTAAAAATATTTGGAATGTCCAGGGGGGCATCGATGCTTGGAGCCAGCTCATCGATCCGACCGTCCCTCGATATTGA
- a CDS encoding ribonuclease D has translation MEQKKEIQRASIFSTDRPIKWIDNKNALQDFLLLIDPFKPIAIDIEGDSLHHYPEKLCVVSLCQGQHLAVVDCLKDDLSALWDILSRSEWICHGMDYDLKMLRKAGCPQPRTIFDTHIAAKLCGFEAVGYARLVSLFFQVKLTKEHQKADWSRRPLPPSLINYTAKDVLYLEKLKEILTRLLKSLGRWEWMEQSCKRIQRKIENSFLGSPKEWERIEGVHKLDFLGQSILFELQKWRKELALLRDTPPFKIIKSEDLVQISFISAHGGSIAAIPAVQRLEREVVGDLLKAIEKGKQNGSWKESPGPKKLFLFDKEAAKRFEVLKNKRDKIASFLGIDPALIASRNLLSEMALHPGSGCQKLIDEDKICPWQAQLLGLSTTPD, from the coding sequence ATGGAACAAAAAAAAGAAATTCAACGAGCCTCGATTTTTTCAACAGACCGACCGATCAAGTGGATCGACAACAAAAATGCCCTTCAAGATTTCCTGTTGTTGATCGATCCATTCAAGCCCATTGCCATCGACATTGAAGGAGACAGTCTTCATCATTATCCTGAAAAGCTCTGCGTGGTCTCCCTATGCCAAGGACAACATTTGGCCGTTGTTGACTGCCTTAAAGATGACCTATCCGCCCTCTGGGACATTCTTTCCAGATCCGAATGGATCTGCCATGGAATGGATTACGATTTGAAAATGCTCAGAAAGGCCGGGTGCCCTCAACCCCGAACTATCTTTGATACCCACATCGCTGCTAAACTTTGTGGTTTTGAAGCTGTCGGGTATGCTCGGCTTGTTTCCTTATTTTTCCAGGTCAAGCTGACCAAAGAACATCAAAAAGCCGATTGGTCCCGTAGGCCCCTTCCTCCCTCTCTCATCAATTATACGGCCAAGGATGTGCTTTATCTTGAAAAACTCAAAGAAATTTTAACGAGGCTCCTCAAGAGCCTAGGGAGATGGGAGTGGATGGAACAAAGCTGTAAAAGGATCCAGAGAAAAATCGAAAATTCTTTTCTTGGTTCTCCGAAAGAATGGGAAAGGATTGAAGGAGTTCATAAACTCGATTTCTTGGGCCAGTCCATCTTGTTCGAACTGCAAAAGTGGCGCAAAGAACTTGCCCTTTTAAGAGACACCCCTCCATTCAAAATCATCAAGAGCGAAGATCTCGTTCAAATCAGTTTTATTTCTGCTCACGGTGGATCGATTGCAGCGATTCCCGCTGTTCAAAGATTGGAAAGAGAAGTCGTTGGGGATTTGCTCAAAGCTATAGAAAAGGGAAAACAAAATGGATCTTGGAAAGAATCGCCCGGACCCAAAAAATTATTTCTTTTTGATAAAGAAGCGGCCAAAAGATTTGAAGTACTAAAAAATAAACGAGACAAAATCGCTTCTTTTCTCGGTATAGATCCTGCCTTGATCGCCTCGAGAAACCTTTTGTCAGAAATGGCGCTCCACCCCGGGTCGGGTTGCCAAAAGCTGATCGATGAGGATAAGATTTGCCCCTGGCAAGCGCAATTACTGGGATTGTCCACCACCCCCGACTGA
- a CDS encoding YebC/PmpR family DNA-binding transcriptional regulator → MAGHSHWAKVKHQKGLTDIRKGKLFSKLSREISIAARLGGGDPTFNSRLRRAIANAKDEGVPLENITRAIQKGTGEIAGSHYEDVLYEGYGPGGVAVLIEAATDNRNRTTAEIRNLFSKYGGNLGAAGSVSWIFQKKGRIVLDGDQNDFDRVFEVALEAGAEDVEQKGSEIEVICLPEKLDELQKHLDTAGLTIKSSQITYLPKNSISVTDKETFKSLYRLLDILEDHDDVQNVYANFDAPQELLEQCE, encoded by the coding sequence ATGGCTGGACATAGTCACTGGGCAAAGGTCAAACACCAGAAGGGATTGACCGATATCCGAAAAGGAAAACTTTTTAGCAAGCTTTCAAGGGAAATTTCCATTGCTGCTCGACTTGGAGGAGGGGATCCGACTTTCAATTCAAGGCTCAGGAGGGCCATTGCCAATGCCAAAGACGAAGGGGTGCCCCTGGAAAATATCACCCGGGCCATTCAAAAAGGAACGGGTGAAATCGCGGGTAGCCATTATGAAGATGTACTCTACGAAGGCTATGGACCGGGTGGAGTAGCCGTCCTTATCGAAGCAGCCACTGACAATAGAAATAGGACGACAGCAGAGATCCGCAATCTTTTTTCGAAATACGGCGGTAACCTTGGAGCTGCGGGCAGCGTCAGTTGGATATTTCAAAAAAAGGGCAGGATTGTCCTGGACGGGGATCAAAACGATTTTGACAGGGTTTTTGAAGTAGCCCTGGAAGCGGGGGCTGAAGATGTCGAGCAAAAGGGTTCAGAAATAGAAGTCATTTGCTTGCCTGAAAAACTCGATGAACTCCAAAAACATCTCGATACGGCTGGATTGACGATCAAATCCAGTCAAATTACCTACCTTCCCAAAAATTCGATCTCCGTTACAGACAAAGAAACCTTTAAGTCCCTTTATCGCCTTCTTGATATTCTTGAGGACCATGACGACGTTCAAAACGTGTATGCCAATTTCGATGCTCCCCAAGAACTTTTAGAACAGTGTGAGTAA
- the clpS gene encoding ATP-dependent Clp protease adapter ClpS gives MAVAQLTSPEVVKEESVEDKVKEAFDQLWGVIVWNDPINLMSYVVYVFQRVLKMSKQDATRHMLEVHNKGKSMVAKETKEKAELLVHQLQGFGLQATMEKT, from the coding sequence ATGGCGGTAGCACAGCTGACAAGTCCAGAAGTGGTAAAAGAAGAGTCGGTCGAAGATAAGGTTAAAGAAGCTTTCGATCAACTCTGGGGGGTAATTGTCTGGAATGACCCGATCAATTTAATGAGTTACGTGGTGTATGTTTTCCAGAGGGTCTTAAAAATGAGCAAGCAGGATGCCACCCGTCATATGTTGGAGGTGCATAACAAGGGAAAGAGCATGGTGGCAAAGGAAACAAAAGAAAAAGCGGAGCTTCTCGTACACCAGCTTCAAGGTTTTGGTTTGCAAGCGACAATGGAGAAAACGTGA
- the alaS gene encoding alanine--tRNA ligase, with amino-acid sequence MNSNEIRQSFLDFFKERGHTILPSASLVPESPNLLFTNAGMNPFVPFFLGKQKCPYVPPRIADSQKCLRAGGKHNDLEEVGYDTYHHTFFEMLGNWSFNDYFKEEAIHWAWELLTQKWGFPKERIYATVYKPAPDEPGEFDEEAFRIWFKLFQKAKLNPLLHIHFGTKKDNFWMMGETGPCGPCSEIHIDLTPDGQSEGKLINKNSPLCIEIWNLVFIQLNANEDGSFSLLPSRHVDTGMGLERVCAIIQGTSSFRQFNRTISDYDTDLFIPLIEKLQDISKVSYTGSIPPTPDFALDPQLKKDIAFRVIVDHVRALAFAIADGILPSNLGRGHVLRRLLRRAIRFGQILGVNPPFLFEMVDPLVKIMGSHYPELIDKQGHIEEVISSEEELFARTLSHGLALFEEIKQKMIAEKRKEISGKEAFVLYDTYGFPLDLTQLLAKEQGFSVDTQGFERLMAEQRRRSLLSHEEDIVSLTKTSQFVGYEELEAEAEVVVLLSANRAIFDRTPFYAEMGGQVGDKGYVVFDQKKIEVLDTMKSASGAHVHRLAFTDDLKPGSRVYLQVDEKRRRCIAAHHTATHLLHWALRKVLGPETLQRGSYVGPDRLRFDFSHTGPLSAEELAEIERLVNEKIELNDPVTAEEESYEKVKNNPDILQLFGEKYGQRVRIVSVGRYSKELCGGTHVRSTGEIGYFKILGEYGVSAGIRRIEAACGKALEQFLHAQAAEQDKKWQILHSKDPSLPRLSKWVDTLDLDSLIEIFQRRNEELSSFEKEIKEREKLRAKKQEENFRREASQQAMAAIAQVEKIGAIPVLFLDCDAKPQSYLPLLWNEISKRIDSVAILASRSEGKINLFIGVGPSLTTKIEARNLLSQLVASFEGKGGGSKTIAQGGLKDSIEISSLFEKGRGILEQYGGQKGQTEPKATG; translated from the coding sequence ATGAATTCGAATGAAATTCGACAAAGCTTCCTTGATTTTTTCAAAGAGAGAGGACATACGATCCTCCCTTCGGCCAGTCTCGTTCCCGAATCTCCTAACCTGCTTTTTACCAATGCGGGGATGAATCCCTTTGTCCCCTTTTTTTTGGGCAAACAAAAATGTCCTTATGTTCCTCCGCGCATAGCCGATAGCCAGAAATGCCTCAGGGCGGGAGGCAAACATAATGATCTGGAAGAAGTCGGCTATGATACCTACCACCACACCTTTTTCGAAATGCTGGGGAACTGGTCTTTTAATGATTATTTCAAAGAAGAAGCGATCCACTGGGCGTGGGAACTTTTGACCCAGAAGTGGGGGTTCCCCAAAGAAAGGATCTACGCCACGGTTTACAAGCCGGCTCCAGATGAGCCCGGGGAATTTGACGAAGAAGCTTTTAGAATCTGGTTTAAACTTTTTCAAAAGGCCAAGTTAAATCCCCTTCTCCACATCCATTTCGGAACGAAAAAAGATAATTTTTGGATGATGGGGGAAACGGGACCTTGCGGTCCCTGTTCAGAAATCCATATCGACCTTACCCCTGATGGCCAATCCGAAGGAAAATTGATCAACAAAAACAGCCCGCTCTGCATCGAGATTTGGAACCTGGTCTTTATCCAGTTAAATGCCAATGAAGACGGTTCCTTTTCTTTGTTGCCTTCAAGACATGTCGACACGGGCATGGGACTTGAAAGAGTATGTGCCATTATCCAGGGGACGTCCTCTTTTCGGCAATTTAACAGGACCATTTCCGATTACGATACCGACCTTTTCATTCCTCTCATTGAAAAACTCCAAGATATATCCAAAGTCTCTTACACCGGTTCCATTCCCCCCACCCCTGATTTTGCCCTTGATCCCCAGCTTAAAAAGGATATCGCCTTTAGGGTCATCGTCGATCATGTCCGAGCCCTTGCTTTTGCCATTGCCGACGGTATCCTGCCAAGCAACCTGGGGAGAGGACATGTCTTACGAAGGCTTCTAAGAAGAGCGATCCGTTTCGGTCAAATCCTGGGGGTCAATCCTCCCTTTCTTTTTGAAATGGTTGACCCCCTGGTCAAGATCATGGGTTCTCACTATCCCGAATTGATCGATAAGCAAGGGCACATTGAAGAAGTGATCAGTTCCGAAGAGGAGCTTTTCGCAAGGACCCTCTCTCATGGCTTGGCCCTTTTTGAAGAGATAAAACAGAAGATGATCGCCGAAAAAAGAAAAGAAATTTCGGGCAAAGAAGCTTTCGTCCTGTACGACACCTATGGATTCCCCCTCGATCTGACCCAACTCCTTGCTAAAGAGCAGGGCTTTAGCGTCGATACCCAAGGTTTTGAAAGGCTCATGGCAGAACAAAGGAGAAGATCTCTCCTCTCCCATGAAGAAGATATCGTGAGCTTGACGAAAACCTCGCAGTTCGTGGGATACGAAGAGCTTGAAGCGGAAGCCGAAGTGGTTGTTTTACTGTCCGCTAACCGGGCAATATTCGATCGCACCCCTTTTTATGCCGAAATGGGAGGCCAGGTGGGAGACAAGGGCTATGTTGTTTTCGATCAGAAAAAGATAGAAGTCCTCGACACGATGAAATCGGCAAGCGGCGCTCATGTTCACAGGCTTGCTTTTACCGATGATCTCAAACCGGGAAGCCGGGTCTATCTCCAAGTAGACGAAAAAAGAAGGCGATGTATTGCTGCTCATCATACGGCCACCCATCTTCTCCATTGGGCATTGCGCAAGGTTTTAGGACCAGAAACCCTGCAAAGAGGAAGCTACGTAGGGCCGGACAGGTTAAGATTTGATTTTTCTCACACCGGCCCTCTCTCGGCCGAAGAACTCGCAGAAATTGAACGGCTGGTCAATGAAAAAATCGAGCTTAACGACCCGGTTACAGCCGAAGAAGAAAGCTACGAGAAAGTAAAAAACAACCCCGATATCCTCCAACTCTTCGGAGAAAAATACGGGCAGAGAGTAAGGATCGTCTCGGTGGGTCGTTATTCCAAAGAGTTGTGTGGAGGAACACACGTGAGATCCACAGGAGAAATAGGCTATTTTAAGATCCTGGGCGAATACGGGGTTTCAGCCGGAATCAGAAGAATTGAGGCAGCCTGTGGCAAGGCATTAGAGCAATTCCTTCATGCCCAAGCTGCTGAACAGGATAAAAAGTGGCAAATCCTGCACAGCAAAGATCCATCCCTGCCTAGACTCTCAAAGTGGGTAGACACTTTGGATCTTGATTCTCTAATCGAGATTTTCCAAAGGAGAAATGAAGAATTGAGCTCTTTTGAAAAAGAGATCAAAGAAAGGGAAAAATTAAGGGCCAAAAAACAGGAAGAAAATTTTCGCAGGGAAGCCAGCCAACAGGCCATGGCCGCTATTGCCCAGGTTGAGAAAATAGGCGCTATCCCCGTTCTATTCTTGGATTGTGACGCTAAACCGCAATCCTATCTTCCCCTGTTATGGAACGAGATATCCAAAAGAATCGACTCTGTAGCGATTCTGGCTAGCCGGTCGGAAGGGAAAATCAACCTTTTCATAGGGGTTGGGCCATCCTTGACAACAAAGATTGAAGCCAGGAACCTTCTATCCCAACTGGTCGCCTCCTTTGAAGGGAAAGGAGGAGGATCCAAAACCATCGCCCAGGGAGGGCTCAAAGACAGCATTGAGATAAGCTCCCTTTTTGAAAAAGGCCGCGGGATCCTCGAGCAATACGGTGGACAAAAAGGACAAACTGAACCGAAGGCAACGGGATGA
- a CDS encoding glycogen/starch/alpha-glucan phosphorylase, whose translation MTSRSGYWRFTTDTTPEGIREAILTHLRLSLARSPDTATPFDWWVSTAMMCQDHIVDQFLATYRAQKADKVKRLYFFSLEYFLGRLLHQNLINLGILEQTKKALTGLGLDIDQIFEEEPQIGLGNGGLGRLAACFLDSLSTLRYPAFGYGLHYEFGLFHQDIINGYQVERPDDWTRFGVPWEIIRPRFSQVIRLYGSIDWNKQKPVWVGGKEILGVPYDYLIPGYRSPVVNVLRLWRSKSTVEFDLEAFNRGGYFEAVAEKSFCESISKVLYPNDKTEIGRELRLIQQYFFVSCSLHDIVRRFLKEHSHFDDFPSKVVIHLNDTHPAIAIAELMRIFLDEHNLPWSKSWELVSQCFAYTNHTLMPEALEKWSVPLFERVLPRHLQIIYEINKQLLDSVPTTIPERDKLIRQISLIEETQPKLVRMANLAICGSYSINGVSALHSELLKKELFHPFYTLHPKKFHNVTNGITPRLWLLASNPRLSNLITEAIGEDWPSDLEKLEGLKSFMADPAFQEKYELVKQSNKAELSSLLKQRYNFVIDPDALFDVQIKRIHEYKRQHLNLLHILSLYRRLLDNPNLDIHPRVFLVAGKAAPGYDLAKCIIKAINAVGNKINNDPRVNKKIRLYFVPNYGIWLASKIIPAADVSEQISTAGKEASGTGNMKLALNGALTVGTMDGANIEILEAVGEQNIFIFGLKAEEIRQLSVSGYSSRKIYETDPEIKYLLDWLGSGEFTPGESPAVLQPLVHSLIGGGDPFFVLADFHAYKEIQSKVDQQYKDRKMWISKAILNTASLGWFSSDRSIQQYASMIWHLAPCLPK comes from the coding sequence ATGACGTCTCGTTCCGGATATTGGCGCTTTACAACAGATACGACACCTGAAGGTATTCGAGAAGCCATACTCACTCACCTAAGGTTGAGTTTAGCCCGTTCTCCCGACACGGCCACTCCTTTCGATTGGTGGGTGTCCACCGCAATGATGTGTCAAGATCACATAGTCGACCAGTTCCTGGCCACCTACAGAGCCCAAAAAGCGGATAAGGTTAAAAGACTCTACTTTTTCTCGTTAGAATATTTTCTGGGTAGGCTATTACACCAAAACCTGATCAACTTAGGCATTCTCGAACAAACAAAAAAGGCTTTAACGGGACTTGGCCTGGATATAGACCAAATTTTTGAAGAAGAGCCACAAATAGGCCTCGGCAATGGAGGGTTGGGAAGGTTGGCCGCCTGTTTCCTCGATAGCCTATCCACGCTGCGGTATCCCGCCTTTGGTTATGGACTTCACTATGAATTCGGTCTGTTTCACCAGGATATTATTAACGGCTACCAGGTAGAAAGACCCGATGATTGGACCAGGTTTGGTGTCCCCTGGGAAATTATCCGCCCTCGCTTCTCCCAAGTCATCAGGCTCTATGGCAGCATCGATTGGAATAAACAGAAGCCGGTTTGGGTGGGAGGCAAAGAAATTCTCGGGGTTCCCTACGATTACTTAATTCCAGGTTATCGTAGTCCTGTCGTTAACGTACTCCGGTTATGGAGATCCAAGTCCACCGTGGAGTTTGATCTTGAAGCCTTCAATCGGGGGGGCTATTTTGAAGCGGTAGCCGAAAAAAGCTTTTGTGAATCGATCTCCAAGGTCCTGTATCCCAACGATAAAACAGAAATAGGCAGGGAGCTGCGCCTCATTCAACAATACTTCTTTGTCTCCTGCTCCCTCCATGACATCGTCCGCAGGTTCCTCAAGGAACATTCCCATTTTGACGATTTTCCCTCCAAGGTGGTTATTCATCTCAATGACACCCATCCGGCAATTGCCATTGCCGAGCTCATGCGTATTTTCCTCGACGAACACAATCTTCCCTGGTCAAAATCGTGGGAACTGGTTTCTCAATGTTTTGCTTATACCAACCATACCCTGATGCCCGAAGCCTTGGAAAAATGGTCGGTTCCCCTGTTCGAAAGAGTTTTACCCAGGCATCTCCAGATCATTTATGAAATCAACAAGCAGCTCCTAGACAGTGTTCCCACAACGATCCCTGAAAGAGACAAGCTCATCAGGCAGATATCTCTTATCGAAGAAACCCAACCCAAACTCGTGCGGATGGCCAACCTAGCCATTTGCGGCAGTTATTCCATAAACGGGGTTTCGGCCCTTCATAGCGAACTGCTCAAAAAAGAACTTTTCCATCCTTTTTACACCTTGCATCCTAAAAAATTCCACAACGTAACCAACGGCATTACCCCCCGACTGTGGCTCTTGGCTTCCAATCCTAGGTTATCCAACCTCATTACGGAAGCTATAGGAGAAGATTGGCCATCTGACCTTGAAAAACTGGAAGGCTTAAAGAGTTTCATGGCCGATCCCGCCTTTCAAGAAAAGTATGAACTGGTCAAACAATCCAACAAGGCCGAACTGTCGAGCTTACTCAAGCAACGGTATAACTTTGTCATAGATCCCGATGCCCTTTTCGATGTCCAGATTAAAAGAATTCACGAGTACAAAAGGCAACATCTCAATCTCTTGCATATCCTTTCCCTTTACCGAAGGCTACTGGATAATCCCAATCTCGACATCCATCCCCGGGTCTTTCTCGTCGCAGGGAAAGCCGCTCCCGGTTACGATCTTGCCAAATGCATCATAAAAGCTATCAATGCGGTTGGTAACAAGATCAATAATGATCCTCGGGTCAACAAGAAAATCAGGCTTTATTTTGTCCCTAACTACGGCATCTGGTTGGCAAGCAAAATTATTCCCGCGGCCGACGTTTCAGAGCAGATATCGACGGCGGGCAAAGAAGCGTCCGGCACGGGGAACATGAAACTGGCCCTAAACGGAGCCCTGACGGTAGGGACAATGGATGGAGCCAACATAGAAATTTTGGAGGCCGTAGGGGAACAAAACATTTTTATTTTCGGTCTCAAAGCCGAAGAAATTAGGCAATTGTCCGTATCAGGCTATTCCTCAAGAAAAATTTACGAAACCGATCCCGAAATCAAATACCTTTTAGATTGGTTGGGGAGTGGTGAATTTACCCCGGGAGAATCTCCCGCCGTACTCCAACCTTTAGTCCACAGCCTCATCGGCGGAGGAGATCCCTTTTTTGTATTAGCTGACTTCCACGCTTACAAGGAAATCCAGTCAAAAGTCGATCAACAATACAAAGACCGAAAAATGTGGATCTCAAAGGCCATCCTCAACACCGCCTCCCTCGGATGGTTTTCAAGCGATCGGTCCATCCAGCAGTACGCTTCCATGATTTGGCACCTTGCCCCTTGTTTGCCCAAGTAA
- a CDS encoding cupin domain-containing protein, whose product MKDRLLVKDLDEKGFFIAGDGSLLNELFHPEKDNLPLSFSIAYGTVEPKKATKPHRLSQPEIYLFLSGEGSFKTASGGSYPVKAYSLVYVPPGCIQWVENGAAEPLRFICIVSPPWKAEWEKEEHL is encoded by the coding sequence ATGAAAGACCGCCTGTTGGTTAAGGATCTCGATGAGAAGGGCTTTTTTATCGCCGGGGATGGATCTCTTTTGAACGAGCTTTTTCATCCTGAAAAAGACAACCTTCCCCTTTCTTTTTCCATCGCTTATGGGACGGTTGAACCGAAAAAAGCAACCAAGCCTCATCGATTGAGCCAGCCCGAAATATACCTTTTTCTTAGCGGGGAAGGTTCCTTTAAAACGGCTTCTGGGGGCAGTTATCCCGTTAAGGCTTACAGCCTGGTCTACGTTCCTCCAGGATGTATCCAATGGGTGGAAAATGGAGCAGCAGAACCCTTGCGATTTATCTGTATAGTGAGTCCACCTTGGAAAGCGGAGTGGGAAAAGGAAGAGCATTTGTAA